aacattgaaatcagtttagcaaacacaaacaacgaactgattttatttacagatataagttcaaaaaattgctatgtcaaaagacaagccaatactcagtcatgtccgccacatagccgatacggtcccgacgaggccgttgcagccaagtggtccaccagagcacaagtccaaccgccagccttcttttggattgactatactgccgttctacgcatagttgtacCATGTTTTTTAGCATATAGGCTAGAAATGCCAGAACCAgaagcattaagcatttcacgCTATAcgctaggtttttttttttttatgagcagtgaactattgtctaatgaaatgtaACTCACTTGAATCAATTAAGCATGATTAtaagtttaaaaattcatgatgGGACAATTAttcctagaatatcaacatgggacagttgaaattgatttttttttttaataaatagtGGGAacaagtgctcccgtggccgagtggttagcgtcataactagcatgccgggtgttcgggttcgattcccgttctggtcgggggaatttttcgccaaagaaatttcctccgacttgcactgtgatcacgcgtattctagagcttgccactcagaatgcattcaaggcgtgttatttggcatagaaatctcaactaagtactaataaaaaatgacgcaagtaatactacgttgagacggcgaagttcctctaggaacgttagtgccattgaagaagaagaagaagggaacaaacaataagttgtttggtgttttccgaaagattatgcataagaacatcgttttatgaagaagagaGTGATCTgtaacacctttgcagaatataaatctcattgttattaggcattcgctaacaagatgTACAGTAGggcgccaatgaaaatggtcatctctaatttcaaaaagataactcataaaaaatgttcaccacctcgaaaaaacactctatgccaaatattagcttaatccgacttaagggagagtgtcGCAAAgctgtcaaagtttgagttttttgaaaatcgaaaaatcacccaagggaggagtaaaggaaatctgggtttttgaaaattttttttggcaccCCGAtatccggtgatttttcggttttcaaaaaacttaaatttaaacgtctgcaacactcataaataaagttcgaatgagctaacattttgcatagggtatattatcattcaaatcaacatttcgcaacaagttccgaatgaaaaatcgagataattatttttattggtacataaaaccatacgtttcgtctcgtactccgaaaaaaaagccccagagtgtcgattcttgacaattttttttcgagatgacattagatctcaacgtttcgtgcaattttaagacatttggcatcaaaaaaattcaaaaaaaaaacaccaaacaaatgaatttgaattttgaacaccccgatttcctttactcaccCCTTgcgcgatttttcgattttcaaaaaactcaaacattgaccgctttggcatagggtgttttttcgaggtggtaaacattttgttaagggtaactttttgaaatttttgggtcgattttcccatacattcattggcaccctagtgtacatgtgttctgttaaacttttttttttttttttgagaattagttcgttcttccaaacctgagatgagtgcattagccctacTGAAAGCGTGGTATAAAACCGATTAAACCGatttatttattactagctgacccggcaaacttcgtcccgcccaaaattttattttcgttatcacatccacgttttcttacttgcaaataacatgtttctccgttacatcgaataaatgtttgatacagaaaatgtgaTAGAATGGAGACAtccctgaatcggacaattcctttctcgagttttgctctgatcaacacattcggcgattcatttttttatattgatagaagaagatataggagtgcgtttcatcacattaaaatccatttccactttcgaacggagatcaatttcgttaccgcaaacatcaaatggactaacaacgcttgtccaTATGTaactgtagaacacatgcgaattgaattttttgaattttcccatttccctccagagttttccgaaaatttggctccatctgctttattagttctcgagttatgccgaaatttgtgtttcatttgtgttcgCGCCCGAAAAATCGCAGCAGCTTACGTCGTTGTCACAACAAAATTTCGATATTTCATATGTTTCTATAACAATCAAACAACAACCGCTAGGCAACGCCGTTAAAACAACATATCAGTAATACTTGTACCTATGGTGACCAAACAAATGATGCCAAGCAACCGTTGAAACAAATATAACAGCGAGTATGATTGGTAAACCCCAATTTTCCGAAGAgtataaaatgaaaaccaatctaGGATTTAGTTATTAGTGATCAAACCTTCCAAGTGAAAGGTGAATAGAAAAATACCAGTTCCAGTCTTCCAGTGCAAATTAGTTCTCAGTTCCAGAACGAGTACAAATTTGGCCTTCCCAGTGCCAGTTTAACTACTCCATTCCATGGTGACGAAGAGTCCAGTTCCAGCCCTCCCAGTGCCAGGTTTGCTACTGCATCCCGGGGTGGCGACGTGTCCAGTTCCAGCCCTCCCACTGCCAGTGCCAGTGTCAGGTTAGCTACTACATTCGTGGTGGCGACGTCTCCAGTTCCAGCTCTCCCAGTGTCAATGCCAGGTTAGCTGCTTCATCCGTGGTGGCGACGTGTCCAGTTCCAGCCCTCCCAGTGCCAAGTAGCTACTACATCCCGTGGTGGCGACGAGTCAGTTCCGCCCCTCCCAGTGCCAGGGTGGCGCTCCCTATAACAATTGGCTAGGTAGCCAACAATTTGTATGACAGGATTGTAAAACCActtaagaaacgtttcttgtctcCTAAAACCTCAACGTGCCAAATTTCATTCTGTTTACTTGATAAGCTCTTGAGTTATTCagacatttatgcttcatttgtatggtagcccccttagaaatgtgggaggagtgttgaaccgcCTTatgaaatgccaaatttggttttatttgcttgattaattcttgatttgtatgacagacaccaacaaacccccccccccttagtaAGGGGGAagaggtctcgaactatcataagaaccttccccggccccaaaaacccctacataccaattttcatgtcgatcggttcaccAATTTCAATTTCCGAGTCAGACAGcagacagacatacagacagaaattcatttttatagatatagatagaagaagatagatggatctacaaaaaatacatgacggaacagttatgcctagaatatcaacatgggacaattgagcttgatgctgtttttttttaaaggtaGGAACAAACAATAATGTGTTTTTCCCGAAGATTAGGCAttgaaacatcgttttatgaaaaaagggataattgccaaaaagtaacatgggaaaactatgcgtagaacggcagtatgaaTATCATCAATCGAGAAagtttcctttacgaaaaatttctagaccggcacttaaaaaactttcaatttaatatcctttttatctgtgttacgcgcgacgctcaaacttttgtggtgtacttttatttttttttaactcataCAATTATaaaaacgacaaaataaaaatagtccatcatcaccaagatcatgacaggcATAagagagatcaatacaaatttaaaaaaaaaagataatttgataaatttaaatagtctacataatcacccttattcttgttAACGGCCGTATCTGCTTTCGTTCGAACGCTCTGATTCGAACACGTTCGGAGAAGGTATCATTGGTTTCGTTCGAACCTGGCTGAACGAATCCACTTTCGAATGTAAACACTGTTGGTGTTACCAGATGTGTTTCGAAATTTAAATCTTATCTAGGGAAGTTGAATTGTCAAATCGCTGCAAAGAATCAATGTCGCCGTCTGCAAAATAAATAGTTGtaaagaaacaaagaaaaacaaacgatGTATGTTTCACTTTGTTTTAAGTGCGatagttttcaaaattttatttgaattgataaaaGCTGTTCATCAGACAGTGAGAAATGAGTTTTCATTGatagttttagtttttgaaatgtgtATTTTTCCCGTCGCAGTTGTAATGaagcaaagataaacaaacGATATGTGTTTCACTTTGTTTTAAGtgtgatttttattttatattttatttgaattaataaaaactgTTTATCGAATAGGGAGAAATCAAAgttcattgataattttagtttttgaaatgtgtATTTTTCCCGTCGCAGTTGTAATGaagcaaagataaacaaacGATTTGTGTTTCACTTTATTCTAAGtgcgatttttgttttaaattttatttgaattgataaaaGCTGTTCATCAGACCGTGAgaaatgaattttcattgataatttcaGTTTTTGAAATGTGTATTTTCCCCGCTACAAAAGAGCGTTTGTTTTGTATGAAAGATTTCAAGaggattatattttttaaaatccgAATGTCACCAATGGTTTTGCCGATTGTACAAATTCGACTTCTTTACAGATCGTTGGTTTATTTCTTTTTCTAGATCCGTGTTGATAAATTGGTGGAAATCGAGTGACTTGCTTGTGCAGTTGAAATTGTTGTTCTCAAGGCAAAAGATGGATACTGTTATGCTGGGTTATGTCGCAATGATGGAAGACAACACCCCCTCTTTGAGAATGAGTAGAAGTAACCTTAGAAAGAAAACCAACATCATGAATTTATCAACAACACAGTAAGAATGATCAATTCTTAGAGCTAGATGATTTATTATaagacattttaatttttgattttcagattCAAGAAGAACTTTCgtttgaataaaacagcatttcgATACATTGTACAAGagataaaaaatgaatttccacGTCAAAAGAAAGGCGGTCTATCGGTGACTGATAAACTTGCTGTCTGCTTGCGTTTTTTCGCAGAAGGGAGCTATCAACATGGTGCTAGCAAGGACTACGATGTGGCTATAGCCCAGTCAACGTTTTCCAAAGTTCTCGACGAGATGTTGATTATTTTGGAAAGGAAGATTTGCACCAAATGGATAAATTTCGAAATGACACAACAAGAAATGAGGGAAGCAaagcgatttttttatgaaaaatcgggaATTCCGGGCGTTATTATGTGTGTAGATGGCACGCATGTTAAAATTATTCCGCCAATTGCAGACCGGAATCTATTTTATAATAGGAAAGGGTTCTATAGTCTGAATACTATGATAGTAAGTTGAttgttatttgaatttttcaataatatcCTTTCTTGTTAAAAACGTAAATTTTTATACAGATATGTGATCACACCCAACGTATTCGATTCGTTGATGCAAGCTTCCAGGGGTCTAATCACGACTCTCATATTTGGAGTTTGAGTTCAGCAAGAGCACGTTTACAGGAAATGCATAGGAATGGTGACACAAATACCAAAATTTTGGGTACTTTACAAGAATAACATTGATGTACATAATTTACAAtcatttttctgttattttgcaGGTGATGCCGGTTATCCTTCCGAGCCGTGGTTGCTCACGCCTTATCGAGCTCCAGAACTAGAAAGTCCAGAAAGCGAATTTAACAGCAAGCATGTTTTAGCAAGGGGGATAATAGAGCGAACGATTGGAGttctaaaaaatcgatttcgatGTATCCTTGGTGCTCGTCAGCTCCATTATACGCCTACCAAAGCGGCAAAAATTATCAGTGTTTGCTGTGCCCTGCACAATATATGTTTATATTTTAAGAACGACAATGATGAGGTTCAGTCAACTGAATAGATGTTTTAAAGTGTCGAATTCCTATATTCTAGATTTTATATACCCTTCATATATATGTTAAAtatttacaaataaatatttccttcactgacgaaaacatTAATTTACATAGTATAGTTTAAAACACATTcaattatatttattatcgtGAAATATTACATCGAAAAACGCATGATTTATTCAAGTTGAGGTAAATTCTATAGTTTTCCATCATTGCAGCATAACAGTATCCATTATTTGTCTTGAGAACTGATTCAAATCGTATAACTTGCATATTCTAAGTTGTATATAAAGTTGGATTAAATCACACTCGTTTGTAACGTGGATTAAATTATACATCGTATAtatctaaaattgtataaaatggGAAAACCcgattttatttatcatgaTATGACTAAATCGTAATTCGATAAAACAAACATCGGTTTTATGatattcttgaatggcgttaacgttcgctgtggaacttttgccgtctcaacgtatgcattaactagggtcattcattaatacttggttgagatttctatgccgaataacacgccttgaatgtactctggagtggcaagctctagaatacgcgtgaccacagcaaaccggaagaattttctttgacgaaaaatcccccggccagaacgggaatcgaacccgaacacccggcattatAGTATGggatatataaataaatttctcaaccactctgcagactgcctattggactcaggagtgtgggattggatccacgtttcatccattgtcacaaaacgtagaACGAAGTCAACTCAATTTCGCTTCAACAATGCCAAACCGACTATTGAATCATCAACTCGCCGCTGTTTttgtcagcaaacgcggcacccaccaaaaacaatatttgatcCAAATACaatgtttttctgttttcattttctatacgaatactCAGGTAGAACTTAAACAACAGTAGCAACGATCCTGACCACCTACATTCTTGTACCAGCGCCATAACGTATCACATGTTGAAAACATTAACAAGTTGGACCACAAACATGCACCGAGTCACCAACTACCACCTAGTCAGTGACGTGATATCTCACATGTTGATGTTAGCATTACTTATTTAACGTGTGTTGTTGTTCATTGACTTGACCGATCTAGGACAATAGGCCACTTTGTTTAATATAAGTAGCATTGAAAAGTGAACTGTATCTTTATAGCTCAGACaggaaataaaaatgattcttAGTTTGTCAATCGAACTGTGTAGTTTTAACTCGATCAGGTTCGTCACTAATGCTATCAAAGCTTTGAACAATCAGAAAACCATAACGGCGACACGAATCAAAATGAAATCTTCAGCATCttattaaaaattataacaaaCACTAGTACTTGTATATTTTATAAGACACtacaaagaatcgatttttGGTACTCTGAAAGATTGGTGTTCGAATTTTATATTTATCAAAGCAATAAGTAGACCTTACATAAATGTAGTTTtgaaattatgtattttttatttgcatgtgATAATTTCTCACGAAGGTACAACcttatttaaattttcgatATCGCACTTCTAATTTTTCGAGTAGTTTTTAACTATTACATTCGAAAATGTAATATATTCACATTACAATATATACTTTTAAAATTCATGtcattaaattacaacatagCTTAGCAttcacattacattacattcacATTTGTTTTAAAATCGAAATGTCTATTGTAGACGGCTTAATTCCATCTCAAGaatcctttttttaattttcagtttttccagATTAATTCTCTCTAATTCCAGATTGTGCCTCTGATTTTCCATCAGCACATTGTTGATAGTTTCGTTTATGTTCTCTAACTGTTTCGAAATCTGTCTGTTATAATGAACCAAAtcagcagtttttttttcaaagcattttAGAATATTGGTGACCGAGTCATGAAACGTTGCTTGGTTTTGCACTTGTGTCTCCAGCAATGTGTGCATTGATGTCCTCCTCTTCTTCGATGTATGCGTCTCATTATTCTCATTGGCTCTATCCTCCGGAATTCGATTATCTTCAATCGACGCAGATTCCCCACTGTCATGAATTGATTGATTTGCGCTAGGTTCTAGCCCGAAACTGCAAGTGTCGGCTATGCCCTCAACTGCTGGAGCAAGTCCTGCAAGAACAACAACTCGTTCCTCCAGCGCAGTAAGTTCAATAAACTTACTAGGACCCCCACCTGTAGCAAATTGCTCGCGACGGTTGTGGGCTAGCTTGCGTTTCGTGTTCGATTTCCAATCGAACCAGACCTGCAAAAAAACTGGTTTAGAGAAACGAATATAAATACAGAACTTTGAATGTATCTACCTTTTTCCACGCAGTTGAATCTTTAGTTGGTGGCCCAAGACTGTTCAACTCGGCTGCCACAGAATTCCAGTAGGGAGAAGCATTGCATTTCGCGAAACCCTTCGCGATATCCGGCTGCTCTTCCAAGAGATCAACCAGTCGGCTGTATTGATCCTTGTTTGTGCTTTTGGATTTCGATGGTTTCGACCTAAACAGTCCGATGGGAATAAAATGATTaggttaaaataaaaaaaaatgaatggctTAAAACATTGTTCACTTACATTGTTCTATCCAGGTTCTGTTTCGTCTAGGTTTTAGAGTTGAAATATTCTATTGGAAATGTCTTTCTTTCTGCTTCTACAGCAATTTTTCACTGTAATTCAAATAAACATTAAAGCACATCACATAGAATTTCAGAATTAAACATAAAAGAAAATGAACTTTTACATACCACATCACCTGAATAAACCACAAAAACGTAAACATCGATTGAATTTTCTTCTACGCTTCGTCTGATTCGCAACCCAACATTAACGTTTGACTGACAGGCGAAAAAACActttcgtacgaaaacaaggatAGGACAATTCGTTCGAACGAACGATGTTCGAAAGTTCGAATGGATAGATTTCTTTCGTACGAAACCAAGGATACGAATGAGGCATACTTTCGAACGTTTTctattcgtacgaaaacaagaataagggtgaatataatccgttcaaaaaaaatcgtcagattcattgaaaatattaaaaacaaactgcaaaaaattgtccacattaaattatccgttcgtataaaacttcgtcagtaaagatcttcgtcataaaagtTTTAAACAAACTCGTTCGGCTGTTAATAAAACACAgcttttacgtgtgaaatacagtgcctcttaaatcaTGTAAGTGTTGTttcgcatttaatatgtcttggcatcgagttgaacacatttattatTACTTTaaaatacaacgaattttgtgaagcacacgTCAAGAAATGGGGTGTTGTTATTTATTCGCGTTTCTTTTGTTATAACTGTGGAGGGATATCAAACTTTTTCGTCACTTTCGTATGCCGCCCTTATCAACTATATCACCTTTCGAATTGAGTAATTCCTCGATTCCTCTGTTCTCAATTGTTTCTAGTGAACTTGGAACATGTGAGATACTCTTTAGTGGCGGCTTCACAGTGATCTGATAAATGTTCACATTTCTATGTTCGATTTTATGCTTGACCtattctcacccccactcagcgtaaataagagattatttcgaaaatgttgaaattcccatgtaaaaaaaattttgatgttcGAAAACAATAAAGATTCATCTAGATAAgacataaataaataattgtatgAAATATTTAACCTTGTAGTAGTCCTGTATAATGCTAGCATGAGATTTTTCTGGGGAGTTgtttgatggctatttacacattTACATACTTACAAACCTTGatgatttatgaaaaaatagctatttttattaggttaagtattatgcattagaagtagtgaaaatatgtttcctacTAAATggttcacagctttcaaaaatattcgcaacgTTCGTCAAGATATTAcagtatttgtttatttggagcaGGGAAAAGTAATTACACCGTTCGATGTAATTACATTACATCGAACACCTATACAAAATGAACccctataaaaaatacaaaattaattcataacatttttttctttgtcttTTCAGGTATGCTTCTGGATATTTACTAACAGGTGAAGAATCTATCTAAACGTGTAATTTACACTTTGATCATTGATATTTAATTTGAATTCAATTACAATCAATTACAGAAACAACGCATTGAGCTCATTTTTTCCCGAATACTATCATATGAATAAACCAGAAACAATTTCCTTCAAACGCTAGCAGTTTTTTCATTCCCGCCACCGAAAGTTAATTTACCATCATGGTTAattgataataataaaaaaaaaacactaaaaaaactGCGTTGGCCGCACAGGGTTTTTGTCGGAATCAAGGCAAATTATTGGTTCGTTTCGACTATTTACTACGCATTAAtcattcgattaataatcggtTTTTGTAGTCAGTATTCGATTTATCTATTAATCGAACGGAAATCGCTTCATGCAACGCTCAATTCGGAACGTTTCGGTACCCTCCCTCTTCCTCTACATTAgaaattagaatttttagtTTGGATGCCACATTTTTAGTATGGATGAGTAACACTCCGCGTTACATAGCTTGCGAGCGGTCTCTAAATAAGCTTACAGACAAACAGTTACagtttttatgcggtccctttTTGCGTGGCTCCTCATTTGtgcgactctttttgtgcgattatattatgacatcgggtcttgaatcacacaaactaatcgcacaaataataaaatcgcacttaaacagaaatcgcacaaaaatcaaccgcacaaaaacaggtttgcctgtattttcAGTCGACTTTGTCACTTTACTCGATTTGACTCATATTATCGCGCTCCGAAGTTCTATATTAATCCTAAAACAATGATTTATTGGTATGCCGATAATTAAATTTCATACAAGCTTCAAAACCAAAACCATTACATATTTTTTGCAACTGCACCTTTGTGATGTAGGGTTAAAGGTTTCCACCACTCAAATAAAACATTGCGATATTCAACACCGTCCTGAACCGGAACAGTTTCTACGATTCGGGAGGTCTCGATGAATCAGACTAAGTTTAACGATCAAGACATTACGAAACGAACTTTATCATCTAAAAAATTAATCGTTAGATTCAATTGCCGAACTGAGGAATAAAGCTGGGTCAACGGTGTTGTTTTTCTCTGTTTGGTGTCCTGAAATGGAAGTTAGAAAAGGAGTAATAACCTCTTCATCTTGCTATTCTTCTCCATCAAAATCAACACGATCGGGTTGTGAAACTAGAAAAAAATCCTGTTAAATgcaaaattgtatttaaaaaagAACAGTTTTCAACGGTCCATTTTTTCCCTCCGACAGGCCTCGACTCGCATCTTCCGCATCATCATGGTAGGTTAGACCaatgcgacattgtgcttcgaAACAGAGGACAGTTATTAACAACTTCAACGATCGGGTCAACCAGTGAAACCACGGTCTGTTGGCAGCTTTCCAAACGATCGAAAATTCAGCCGCGAGATTGCATTGACAACGATAGAGTTGGTGCGTTTCTGTTAATCTAGTTATCAATAGGCAAAGTTAAAAAATGCACAAGTGTACATTAATTCAATCGGAAAACGGTCATATCCTCGACAGAAAAATCTTTCGTTGATGACTGGCCGCCGAAATGCGATTTTACCGCGctcatagggtaaatgatcttggtttgtccaatttgaggtgtttttacgcaactagtaaatgcaaatcgatttttcttcatgaaaatcacacataatcgatacgagtttgggtttgtt
The Toxorhynchites rutilus septentrionalis strain SRP chromosome 2, ASM2978413v1, whole genome shotgun sequence genome window above contains:
- the LOC129771069 gene encoding uncharacterized protein LOC129771069 codes for the protein MSKPSKSKSTNKDQYSRLVDLLEEQPDIAKGFAKCNASPYWNSVAAELNSLGPPTKDSTAWKKVWFDWKSNTKRKLAHNRREQFATGGGPSKFIELTALEERVVVLAGLAPAVEGIADTCSFGLEPSANQSIHDSGESASIEDNRIPEDRANENNETHTSKKRRTSMHTLLETQVQNQATFHDSVTNILKCFEKKTADLVHYNRQISKQLENINETINNVLMENQRHNLELERINLEKLKIKKRILEMELSRLQ
- the LOC129771068 gene encoding putative nuclease HARBI1 gives rise to the protein MDTVMLGYVAMMEDNTPSLRMSRSNLRKKTNIMNLSTTQFKKNFRLNKTAFRYIVQEIKNEFPRQKKGGLSVTDKLAVCLRFFAEGSYQHGASKDYDVAIAQSTFSKVLDEMLIILERKICTKWINFEMTQQEMREAKRFFYEKSGIPGVIMCVDGTHVKIIPPIADRNLFYNRKGFYSLNTMIICDHTQRIRFVDASFQGSNHDSHIWSLSSARARLQEMHRNGDTNTKILGDAGYPSEPWLLTPYRAPELESPESEFNSKHVLARGIIERTIGVLKNRFRCILGARQLHYTPTKAAKIISVCCALHNICLYFKNDNDEVQSTE